One window from the genome of Epinephelus moara isolate mb chromosome 21, YSFRI_EMoa_1.0, whole genome shotgun sequence encodes:
- the rgs20 gene encoding regulator of G-protein signaling 20 isoform X2 — MGSERMEMRKRQMSVQQESAAGGTAPAQQGQPGQANPRGSNACCFCWCCCCSCSWNEDRDERNRKTSYDVKEGTSDCEDCPKPTLEEVRSWGQSFDKLMCCPAGRNSFRQFLRTEFSEENMLFWLACEEFSKDTNKSTVEERARVIYEDYISILSPKEVSLDSRVREAINRNMQEPTLHTFDDAQLQIYTLMQRDSYPRYMNSPAYKNLLNTLSEQSPES; from the exons ATGGGATCAGAGCGGATGGAGATGCGAAAGAGGCAGATGTCGGTGCAGCAGGAGTCGGCAGCGGGGGGAACTGCACCGGCCCAGCAGGGCCAGCCGGGCCAGGCCAACCCACGGGGCTCAAATGCATGTTGCttctgctggtgctgctgctgtagctgttCCTG GAATGAAGACCGGGATGAAAGGAACCGAAAGACTTCTTATGACGTCAAAGAAGGGACCTCAGACTGTGAAGACTG CCCTAAGCCCACGCTGGAGGAGGTGCGCTCGTGGGGCCAGTCGTTTGATAAGCTAATGTGTTGCCCAGCGGGGAGGAACTCCTTCCGACAGTTTCTTCGCACCGAGTTCAGCGAGGAGAACATGCTCTTCTGGTTAGCCTGTGAGGAGTTCAGCAAAGACACCAATAAGAGCACGGTAGAGGAGAGGGCTCGAGTCATCTACGAGGACTACATCTCCATCCTCTCGCCTAAAGAG GTGAGCCTTGACTCCCGTGTGCGTGAGGCGATCAACAGGAACATGCAGGAACCCACCTTGCACACGTTCGACGACGCCCAGCTGCAGATCTACACACTAATGCAAAGAGACTCGTATCCCCGCTACATGAACTCCCCAGCCTACAAAAACCTGCTCAACACTCTGTCAGAGCAGTCCCCCGAATCTTAG
- the rgs20 gene encoding regulator of G-protein signaling 20 isoform X1, which translates to MPCARAVRQWEIRPTSALRGIRRSRALMWQRIRGLVRACRHGVGYPVNYNDQAPEEQEMVCLEPMGSERMEMRKRQMSVQQESAAGGTAPAQQGQPGQANPRGSNACCFCWCCCCSCSWNEDRDERNRKTSYDVKEGTSDCEDCPKPTLEEVRSWGQSFDKLMCCPAGRNSFRQFLRTEFSEENMLFWLACEEFSKDTNKSTVEERARVIYEDYISILSPKEVSLDSRVREAINRNMQEPTLHTFDDAQLQIYTLMQRDSYPRYMNSPAYKNLLNTLSEQSPES; encoded by the exons ATGCCATGTGCTAGAGCGGTGAGGCAGTGGGAGATCAGGCCCACGTCTGCTCTGCGGGGGATCAGACGCTCCAGGGCCCTGATGTGGCAGCGGATACGGGGACTGGTCCGGGCCTGCCGGCACGGTGTGGGATACCCAGTGAACTACAATGACCAGGCCCCAGAGGAACAGGAGATGGTGTGCCTTGAG CCCATGGGATCAGAGCGGATGGAGATGCGAAAGAGGCAGATGTCGGTGCAGCAGGAGTCGGCAGCGGGGGGAACTGCACCGGCCCAGCAGGGCCAGCCGGGCCAGGCCAACCCACGGGGCTCAAATGCATGTTGCttctgctggtgctgctgctgtagctgttCCTG GAATGAAGACCGGGATGAAAGGAACCGAAAGACTTCTTATGACGTCAAAGAAGGGACCTCAGACTGTGAAGACTG CCCTAAGCCCACGCTGGAGGAGGTGCGCTCGTGGGGCCAGTCGTTTGATAAGCTAATGTGTTGCCCAGCGGGGAGGAACTCCTTCCGACAGTTTCTTCGCACCGAGTTCAGCGAGGAGAACATGCTCTTCTGGTTAGCCTGTGAGGAGTTCAGCAAAGACACCAATAAGAGCACGGTAGAGGAGAGGGCTCGAGTCATCTACGAGGACTACATCTCCATCCTCTCGCCTAAAGAG GTGAGCCTTGACTCCCGTGTGCGTGAGGCGATCAACAGGAACATGCAGGAACCCACCTTGCACACGTTCGACGACGCCCAGCTGCAGATCTACACACTAATGCAAAGAGACTCGTATCCCCGCTACATGAACTCCCCAGCCTACAAAAACCTGCTCAACACTCTGTCAGAGCAGTCCCCCGAATCTTAG